A segment of the Streptomyces pactum genome:
TGGGCGGTCTGCCCTTGTTCCCCGGCCCAGGTGCCCAGACCCATAAGGGCTCGGGTGAGGACGGGGCCTTGGACGGCCGGAGCGAGGGATTGTGCCATGTCGACGGCCTGCTGGAGGGCATGGCGTGCCTCCGCATGTCCCACGCAGTGCCTGAGCACACCGAGGAGGACCAGCGCGTCGGCGAACACCGGCCGCTGCGCCGGATCATCCTGGTGCAGATCTCGCAGCAGCGTGACCGCTTCTTCGGCCGTCGGCAGCGCTTCGCGGCGCCGGCCTGCCTGTGTCATGACGGCGGTGAGAACGGCCGTGGACACGGCTAGCTGGAAGCGTTGCTGGTCCGGGTCGTGGTACGCGAGCTTGCGGCAGGTGGCCACGGCTTGCCTCAGGGCAGCCACCGCGGCGTCGTGACGGCCTGACGCGGAGCGATGGGTGCCCATCATGAGCAGTTCGTTGACGTAGTGGGGCCCATGGCCTGCGCTGTCGCGCGCCGCCAGGGGCTTTCGGACTTTGACCAGCGCCTCCCAGCTGTCCAGCGCCTCGACTCTGTGCCCGGTGGTGGTGAGCACAGCCGCGAGGACGGACAAGGCGGTGGCGAGCTCCGGCTTGTACGCGTCCGGGTTGCTCCGGGACATGCGGCGGCGGAACAACTTCACCGCTTCCGTTGCCGGTTGGACGGCTGCTTCCCTCTGCCCCATGGCGAAGAGACAACTGGCCTTGTTCACCAGGGCCATGGCCAGCGCGGTGTGAGTTGGGCCCGTCCGGCCGGCCGCGATGAGGCGACGCTGGATGCCGATCGCCTCGTCGATGAGCGTGAGGGCCTTGTCGAGCCCGCCCATGGCTTTCCAGCGGAGGGAGAGGTTGTTGAGGCTCATCCCCAGGCCCGGGAGGAAGGCGTCGGATCGCCGCTCGTCCAGCCTTCGGTGAAGGGCAACCGCCTTCCGGGCGCTTGCGAGGGCTTCCTCGTACTGCCCGGTGGCGTCCTGCTGGCTGGACAGCGTGGTCAGGCTCATGGCGAGATCCGCCGTGAAGACACCCGGTTCCTTCCGGGCCAGGGACCGGTAGTGGTCGACCGCCTTTCCGGCGGCCTCGCATGCTTCCCGGTTCCTTCCCGCGGTGTTGAGCTGGTTGGCGTACGTGTTCAGGCTCGCGGCGAGCTCAGGGGTGTACACCGACGGTTCCCTGTCCGCCAGTTGCTCGTAGAGGTCCACGGTCTCGGCAGCCGCCGGAAGGGCGTCGTCGTGTCGTCCTTCGTTGTCCAGGTTGATCGCAAGGGAGTTGAGGCTGAGTGCGAGGTCGGCGAGGTGGGCATTGGGGTTCTCGTCGGCCAGGCGGCGGCGGATGCGTACTGCTTCCTCGTTCGCCGCGAGCGCTTCGGTGTACCGGCCAGTGGCCGAGAGACAGTTGGCGTGTGTTCCCAAAGTCATGGCGAGCCGGGGGCGGAAGGCGTCCGGGCGCTCTTCGGCCAGCGCCTGGTACAGCGCCACGGCCTCTTGGCTCTTCCGCATGGCTTTCTCGGGGCGCCCTGATTCCTTCAACCAGATGGCCTGGTTGTTCAGCGCGTCGGCGAGGGCGGGCTTGTAGGTCTCGCCGTACTGCTCCAGCAGGTCGCGGCGGAGGCTGACGGCCTTGCCGATGTTCTCGAGCGCTTCGTGGAAGTGGCCCAGTTCCCCCTCGGCGGTCGAGACGGCGCTGAGTGCGTGGGACAGCTCGCTCAGGTGGACGGCAGATGGCGACGCGTCTGTTCCGTCGGTGAGCTGTTCGTATGCGCGCACCGCTGCGCGGGCGCGGCGGAGTGCCTTCTCCCGCTCCCCGAGGCGGCCGAGCATAACCGACACATTGATGAGGCTGGCCGCGTATTGGGGGAGGTAGGTACGGCCGTCCCTGTCGGCGAGTCGCGCGGCCAGTTCGCTGCTTTCCTCCGCAGCCGCCAAGGCTTCTCTGCGCCGTCCCAGGTCGCCGAGGCGGCCGGTGAGCCGCCGCATCGTCGTGGCAAGGTCCGCCAGGCGGGCCGGGTCCGCCTCGGTCTGCTCGCGGTGGATGGCCGCGAGCCGTTGCGTCACCTGGACGGCCAGCGGCCCCAGGCTGTGGGTGGGCCGCGGGAGGCGGTCGGCGAGGTCCGCGAGGTCCTGAGGAGTCGCGTCTGTGCGCTCGGCCAGCTCCTTCAGGGCGCACACAAGCGGTTCCGGGCGCTCCACCCGCGTGGCGACGTCCACGGCCACCGGGAGCAGGATGTCCTTGCGGCGTACGCACAAGGCAGTGAGCTCGGCGTCGAGTAGTCCGCGGTGGGCGGGGTGAGCGGCGGCGCGGGCGTAGACGGTGAGCAGACGAGTGGTCTGCGTCATGGTCAGTCCACTGTCGGCGAACAGGTCGTCCACGAGGCCGGGATCGTCGCGGAGCTGCCGGCCGACGAAGTACTCGGCCAACCGGTCCGGCCGGAGCTCTGCCCAGACTCTGCCGCCCTGGGGCGGGTAGAGGGCGCTGATCCAGTCCCTGACCGCGTAGCGGTGCCTGGTGCTCAGGTCGGACAGCACCGGCACCCCACGCAGCAGGGTGTCTGCCTGTCGGCCGTCGTCGGCGCCGCACAGGAACGCCGCGGCCAGCGCCTGTGGGAGGTCCTCCCGTCTCAGCCCCGTTCCGGAGCGATCGGCGGCGCTCTCCCAGTAGGCGATTTCGTGATCCAGCAGCCGCTCGTCCAACACTGGGCCGGGGGCGTCCACGTCATGGGCCGGGTCCGGCGTCCCGGCGTCCAGCAGATCGACGAGCGCCGTCATGTGCAGGGTGAGCGCCCCCTGAAGGTCTTCGGCGGAACGGAGGCGCTCCCGGCAGTTCTTCTTCAGATCCCTGGCGATGGTGGGCCAGTCGTCGTTCTGTCGGCCGTCCACTCCGTGCAGGGCGCGGGAGAGGCTGTCCACTGCCTGGCAGTATGCCTTCCGGATGTCGATGTCGTGCGACTGCAGCGGGGGTAGGGCGGTCACAGGCGCCGCCTCGACCACGTTCTGGACCGGAAGATGCGCGCGACGGGCGGCGTTCCACCAGTCTCCGCGGGTACGGGCTAGCAGGAGCATTTTGAACGGCGTGCTTCCTCGGTGTGCGGCGAGGGCCCGCAGCAGAACGGTGAGCCGGCCGAGGCGGGTCTCGGCGTGGTCCAGGATCACCAGGAGAGGCACAGCCGCGTCCGCCAGCTTCTGCACGGCGGCATCGTCGGCATGGTCGGTGAGCCACACGACAGTCCAGCGTTTCGCTTCCAGCCGATCGGCCAACTCCAGGGCCAATCGCGTCTTGCCCTGCCCTCCGGGCGCGTGTACCAGGCGCACTCCGAGACCGGGTTGATCGCACCAGATGCCCAGTTCGTGCAGCAGTCGGGCCCGGCCCCGGAAGGGCACCACCGCCCTGTGGGCGTCCAGTAGCGCTGCGGGGGAGGTGAGCGGACCGCCGGGGAGCGGCGGCGCAGGCGGATCATACAGCCGCTGCCACTCCGCCGGCTCCATCCGTGTCGGCAGATGGTCCTCGGCCAGAACATCCTGGAACGCCGGATCATTCAGCAGGACGTAAGCGGGTGAGATCTCCAGACGGGTGTGCCCGAAGCCGGCGAAGTCGACGGCCACGACACCGACGAGTACGTCATCGCAGAAGACTGCGGCTCCCGACAGGCCGCCCCAGGGGGAGCGCGTACGGTCTGAAGTGCCGCCGCCCTCGATGCGCTCCTCGACCCGCATCAGGTGGCGGTTGTTGGCGAAGCGGTCCGTGCGGTTGACCGTGCCTGTCACGCGGTACAGGTCGGCCGGCGGCTTGCGCTGGACGATGTTCGGCAGTCCTACGGTCTGGCACGGGACTTCGGGTTGGTGCGTCACCAGCCGGCCCCAGCGGACCGGTTTCCAGGACAACGCGGCCCCGTCCGGTCCCCGGTAGGCGTTCTCGGCCCGGAGAAGAGCCGCGTCGTCCTTGTCCATCGGTGTGCCGCGCCAGACGACCGTGGCGGTGTACTGCTCCTTCTCCCCGGGGTGGAAGAAGGTCACCTCCCCGCCTACGTCCGGCACGACGTGGGACGAGGTCAGCACAAGACTGCGGCTGATCGCAAAGCCCGACCCGGGGCCTCGCGGCCCGTCCACCCCGACCACACGTCCGTCGTCCACGCTCTGCCCCCGGATCCACCGTGTTCATCTGTCCGAGCAGTGGTGTCAGTTCCGGATGCGCCCGGATACGTCCCCCGGCCCTTTAGGCCGGTCGCGGGCGCCATGGATCAAGAGGTCCTCACCGTCCGCCCGCCGCGGGGTGAGCGTCACCGAGATCCGATGGGTGCGAGTCCGCCCGGCACTGGCCTCCCCGTCGGCGGTGACCACCCATGCCTTGAAGCCGCCCGTGGCTTTGGCGTCGTACCGCAGCTCCACCGCGAACTCCATCTCGATGGACCCCACCTGGAACGCGACATCAGCCCCGGCCCCGCGTGCGGATGCTGCCAGGAGTTCATCGCGTAATGCCGCGACCGCGTCCGCCAGCTCGATCTTCACGGAACCCACCAGTGACCTCCCCCACCGCGCCATAGTGCGCGTCTGTCCATCGCACAGTA
Coding sequences within it:
- a CDS encoding tetratricopeptide repeat-containing serine protease family protein, which codes for MDDGRVVGVDGPRGPGSGFAISRSLVLTSSHVVPDVGGEVTFFHPGEKEQYTATVVWRGTPMDKDDAALLRAENAYRGPDGAALSWKPVRWGRLVTHQPEVPCQTVGLPNIVQRKPPADLYRVTGTVNRTDRFANNRHLMRVEERIEGGGTSDRTRSPWGGLSGAAVFCDDVLVGVVAVDFAGFGHTRLEISPAYVLLNDPAFQDVLAEDHLPTRMEPAEWQRLYDPPAPPLPGGPLTSPAALLDAHRAVVPFRGRARLLHELGIWCDQPGLGVRLVHAPGGQGKTRLALELADRLEAKRWTVVWLTDHADDAAVQKLADAAVPLLVILDHAETRLGRLTVLLRALAAHRGSTPFKMLLLARTRGDWWNAARRAHLPVQNVVEAAPVTALPPLQSHDIDIRKAYCQAVDSLSRALHGVDGRQNDDWPTIARDLKKNCRERLRSAEDLQGALTLHMTALVDLLDAGTPDPAHDVDAPGPVLDERLLDHEIAYWESAADRSGTGLRREDLPQALAAAFLCGADDGRQADTLLRGVPVLSDLSTRHRYAVRDWISALYPPQGGRVWAELRPDRLAEYFVGRQLRDDPGLVDDLFADSGLTMTQTTRLLTVYARAAAHPAHRGLLDAELTALCVRRKDILLPVAVDVATRVERPEPLVCALKELAERTDATPQDLADLADRLPRPTHSLGPLAVQVTQRLAAIHREQTEADPARLADLATTMRRLTGRLGDLGRRREALAAAEESSELAARLADRDGRTYLPQYAASLINVSVMLGRLGEREKALRRARAAVRAYEQLTDGTDASPSAVHLSELSHALSAVSTAEGELGHFHEALENIGKAVSLRRDLLEQYGETYKPALADALNNQAIWLKESGRPEKAMRKSQEAVALYQALAEERPDAFRPRLAMTLGTHANCLSATGRYTEALAANEEAVRIRRRLADENPNAHLADLALSLNSLAINLDNEGRHDDALPAAAETVDLYEQLADREPSVYTPELAASLNTYANQLNTAGRNREACEAAGKAVDHYRSLARKEPGVFTADLAMSLTTLSSQQDATGQYEEALASARKAVALHRRLDERRSDAFLPGLGMSLNNLSLRWKAMGGLDKALTLIDEAIGIQRRLIAAGRTGPTHTALAMALVNKASCLFAMGQREAAVQPATEAVKLFRRRMSRSNPDAYKPELATALSVLAAVLTTTGHRVEALDSWEALVKVRKPLAARDSAGHGPHYVNELLMMGTHRSASGRHDAAVAALRQAVATCRKLAYHDPDQQRFQLAVSTAVLTAVMTQAGRRREALPTAEEAVTLLRDLHQDDPAQRPVFADALVLLGVLRHCVGHAEARHALQQAVDMAQSLAPAVQGPVLTRALMGLGTWAGEQGQTAQAMSLLTQAVAVARSTPEDPGQAAALASALWSLGRYAPRDEEGSRAALRATAEAVEICDSLVRADATAHEPLLADALAVHGLRSAVAGQYAEALRITTEALDLSRRLADADPTAHHIRLADALSAHAEARLLADVHHDEARETVAEALTLWRGVSQHEPGLAAPRLSQVLDTYTRLLGDDPD
- a CDS encoding trypco2 family protein; protein product: MKIELADAVAALRDELLAASARGAGADVAFQVGSIEMEFAVELRYDAKATGGFKAWVVTADGEASAGRTRTHRISVTLTPRRADGEDLLIHGARDRPKGPGDVSGRIRN